AGTTTAaagaataattttgtttataaattttaatacaatattaatagtttaaagttttataacacatactttgtaataaaacatagataaaatctcttatataaatgttattttttacaatttttcttataaatttaaaaataaatctaaatcatagaaaaaaatttgtggaaaaacataaactttaaattGAAAGAAGCTATAATATACCAAAATAGAAAGGTTGCtagaaatgaaaattttaatgaaaacaaaGATGAGGATCGAACTAATGTACATGAAACTAACTAGAAGAACATTGTAACCACTATACCATAAACGATTTTTGTATTTTGGGgccttaaattttatttatttttgaggaGGCCTAAGGCAAATGCCTTTTTGATAACACCATAAGCACGGCTCTGATTGGAGCTGTACTCACAAGTTGTAATCACTGGGAAGTTCATTTCTATCAAGAAAGATCCTTTGGTTTCACAATCATCGACCTTTTTAGCAGTTAGAATCCCCGAGTGAGTGAAAAACTCAACCGTCTCAGAAGAACCAACCAAACCGTTTGACAAGAGAGTATGAGCCGATGCTAATGTTCCATGACCACATATATCCATCTGTCAAGAAGAATTGAGCTTTTGTCAACACAATCTAGATTCTAACAATGAAAATGCATCCAGCTTCTGCTTCTGTCGATTTTAGATATACTAGATTCtttgtccgcgctacgcgcggaaaataGATTTAACTATTTGTGTTAGATTAGGaatctttaaataatatttagagTTATCAGGtatttttaaatgagtttttcgGAAGTTGATTTGTGCAATGTGAAAGTAGTGCGTAGCAGGGAAGATTTTTAATTTGtgaaaaagattaaaatatattagtttttaaaaaaatagttgacGATAAAGTTCGGTATGTTTGTATCAGCCgaaacacaatatatatttagatgggATATGAATAAAAGGAATAAGAAGAGGTTGAGGTGTGAAAGACGTTATTTTTAAAGAAGTAAggtgtactagattttgacccgcgcttcgaaagcgcgggtattattttttacttttatgaaatatattatttgtttgtaattattgaacatatttattttagtaaaattttctttataataaatttgacacacatagtgtctctggtaaactatgtgtttctctaactttgttttattccctctccaatcaacatatcgaagcgcggatattattttttacttttatgaaatatattatttgtttgtaattattgaatgtatttatcttagtaaaaatttctttataataaatttgacatatagagtgtctctggtaaactatgtatttatctgGCTTTATTCTATTCCTTctcaaatcaacatatttatttggcttgttgttaaaataaatgattttagaacgcaactgtttactttgatattttgtttaaacaatgtcacatatttctgtattaattgtgttcaattaaatatttacattgtaatttaaatttgtatacaaatcaacatatttgtgtagtttgttattaaaaaaatgatttgaatccaaatgtaagtactcttatagtgattttttcagttcatataattttttaaaatatatttatttcaactgaaccaattaatattttgttaaattggcccgtgaaatatatttttatacatcgatattcaaaagatctggtaactaacgatactcaaaagatctggaccgaatcaggttatatggttatttttgttacaaatatctgaacccgttttagatacattggttatttaaatatttttaggttcctatacatcataaccgaattcatccagatctagaatgatccaactcaaaatccacacataagtttataatattcaagcgggacttggttaccaaaaaaaaaaaggatatccgaaaagaacaacatgtacctaaatagacagataatgttcatgtctaaatgattatataaattaataaaaaactgttttatgtgttttgctaaattaagtgaaatagaaagagttttttttatcaagtaaaataattatatggagtggaaaattaagtgacaataaatgtaggacattttaagtattttgatttaagttattattttattcacaaaacatatttttgaactatgtttttgggtacgtaattttccaccgattgtaactaaaataaaaatattttagtaaaataaaataaaccaaatgtttaatcatatgtaaaacctaattatttagcatttttgattttataattggcacaaagttaatattgattaactaataaataaaaatatgaactattattattatggtaatataattaatgatgtaatttattattaaggtaatataattaattaaattgttaaactaagtgaaatatggaaacacaattaatagatactactattcaagtttccaaacactccatttttttatagctataaccaaacacaccaattttttttattaatcttatccaagtatccaaacgcaccgaatttgtacttcacctttaataagatagatggggTTTTCAACATAGTAAATATTTCCAGAATATATTGAAATGTAAGGAAAATAGTGGTGTTTCATTATGAATAAAATTTCAACCAtaacatattttgttttttgcttATAAAAATTAGTTGTTGTATGGAGTAGATgaaatattgataaaattaaatctgAATGGAGATAATAGTTGAAACATAGGAAAGTTATTATCATTACTAAGAGATgatattaaagttttaaaatagaaaagtgGATCTCATAAATAGGATGCTGGAATTTTGCAAAAGAAGCATGTAGATCTGTTGGGTTTTTTTTGAGGTGGAGAGCctgaaattattttgaaattaatcaaTGAGCATAACTTAGGAAtataaatcaattatttgattCATAGTATATGTGGTCGTACTTGGAAGTAGTGGAATATCCATATCCGGTGAAGAAGTTTTAGATGTCATCTCTCTCTTTATAGCTAGAACACTGAATAACAGAAAATGTGAATTATTAgaaaaattatcattaaaaacATCTCGAAATAAAAACATTGCGTAATGCCCGGGTTTATTTTCATAAAgttttaattcattttaaaatattatgttattatatttaaatatgtattatatattggATACTTTGACAAATATTGATTATTAAAATGAAGTCTATCTTATTAGAATCCAAAACGtatataaagataaaaatacatattatattatttaaaataatattacagaaaaacatatgttaaaattccaatcgtttaaaattttgatttcgtaactattttctttattatattttcctGATTTGTATTTGTACTGTATAATCAGTGGCAAAAGTTTTAGTTATTGCCAAGAAAACTATTCTTTCTAGaaatacatgaaaaaaaaattgttgacaTTTTTCACCCGATTTCAAAAATGTTGGAtctaataaatacattttttgtaaGTACCTTGATAAAAGATAAACAGTTAATTGTTTATTGActacttattttgaaatttcataaaTGTTGAGAAAAATACAATGATTTTGTAAGGTGATTGTAAGTGTTCCGAATTATTCTATTGCTTTTTTTTCACAACCATTTTCATTTACCATTTATGCTCtaggaaaataatttaaacctaCAGCACAAAggttaaattagaaaatatattggtTTCAGAAATTAATATTTCTGGAGTTTCATATTtaagtttttgatataaatctaaattaatagaatCTATAGTTGCAACAGAAAACGTACCATTTATATTCCAAAGTTAAATGATTAAAACCACAATTTCTACCAATCAAACACTCGAGATTCTTATatgatgaagaataaatatctctactatatatgattttatatatgttgttccttgctatttttaatattattaattttatgaggAGATAGAAGATATTATAGATATTCGATAATAAGTGTTGGTTATATATTGGTTTACTGCTGATACATGAATTCTTCTATTGACCTTCAtttaggaaaataaaaatacatgttaATCAGCATCTTGTATggtataatcaaaataaattattaaatataaatcaaataacattttgttaaaaataataattaagataTGAGTTGTGATTTTGCATCCAGTTAGTTATTTATGAAATGTTCtgtataaaataatagaaatgaTTGTAAGATGCTAAAACCGACCAAAAATAGGATTCATGTGCCTTCTAGTGTATGATATAAGCTAAATTGTTCATATACAGACACGCAAGTCACATATTTAACATTAAATTTAGAGATATTCTATTTTTACTGTAAAtctgatataatttttttaagattttacttttttcaaatgactatttcataaatatcttaaatttataatgaaaaaactaaagttactcTCATAAATTAATTACTGTTGTTTAAGAAccatatttaaaattgtataaactCAACTTCACCCTATAAatactaaaaaggaaaaataattagtacaccctaaacccaaatattataatattttcccttgaaaataatataaaaagtggTATATAAATTATGGTAATGCAAGTAAATTTTCAATGAacttgatattattttttaatttgtttttaattttgtattaagTTTCTTAAGATAttctgtatatataaatttactaatTTGGTCagaatatttacaaaaatttcatgGTTTTGTTTTCTGTAAGTTTggaacataaaaatattttccctCATCTACATACAATTTGTGTTATgataaaatctttataattcTGAATTAACGTACTGAAGATAGGGAATGTGGTTTTTTGACCAAAGGAGAATGGAGTTTGGTCTTTTACGTTGTTGTATTCGGTTTACCTCTTATGgaagtaaatttttttgatgGTGTTTTTAGCATACTAATTTTCCTGCATtgttttaaattagtttttaggatatgttatataattttaatgagTATTGAACTTCTATATATTAGAGATTGATGAATGTGATTAACATGGTTATTATCGAGCTTAACTGCTCAATAATTGTCTAAATACAGTTTTTATTCATCTCGTATTTAAAAAATGATCAAAGCTTCATTATCactgtatgtatatatttttagttttaagtgTTTGTTCGCTTAGATGTAAATTCATTAAAGAAATCAAAATCACATACCATGTGAATAGCTTGGAAATAATTTCAGTTTgtttttattcaatttattttgTTGTATTAGCTTGTTTAAGCTTTATTTTAagtgtaattatattttttttactattaatGTAAGACCATCTCTAAtgactcatttttttcttcttcaaaatataaaaagtctATAACAGAATTGGCTTCTACTCCAAATAGAGTGGAAAAACATTCTCTAAACACTCAACTACTTCTCATCTGTAACACATGTATTCATTAACAAATGATGAATCTAAGAAATAGGTCAGTGCCTAACCATGATATGTCAGTCAACACAAATGCATGCAACTACTAATTCAAGAAACGGGTCTGTAATAGACACCACAAAATTTGCAAGAGAATGCTACTACTCCTCTCTCGAAtcataatctaaaatatatgacATTTACTTAAATTTATCTCTCCCTGCAAGTGTAATCACTGGAGTCTTTGTAAATCCCTCCAGGAAACTTCTACGATGTCGCTGCATACTtgcacatttttttttaaaacatcatCAGCTGATGTAGATTTGTATAGAAGAACCTTTCATGATTAAGGAAGAAGAAACTAACCTCAGATGGGGAAATACGACCTTGAAATTTTTTGATAAGTTCATGCTTTCCAGATGTGAAagtagaataaataaataaataaaaaggtagATGAAACAAACTGAGTCATAAGAAAGAACAGACAGGTGTTGATCTCAAATATCGTTTCTCACACCTTAAGATTCTACCCATTTGAGTTGCAAGTTGTTGCAGTTTTGAGGAAAGTGCTAAACAGACACATGTGAGACATGCTCACAGATCAATGACTCGAAACAGCTTCTGGATCCGGTTTAGCAAGAAGTCCCCTTGCTTGATTGTTGCCTTGTAAAGTGCATTCTTTGCATCAGGACGATTTGTCTCCAAAACACCGGCAACCTTGCCTATCTTGCAGTGAAGCTTCCCAGCTGCAATGAAGCGTGACAGCTCCCTCATCCCTGGATTATAAAAGAAGGAAACATGTCAAGTCAGGTTCTAACTTTGtatgatcatatatattcttacaGAATGTAATTGAGCGTTTTTAGTGTGCTTACTGATCGATGAAATCCACGGAAACACCAAAGGCATTTGCCATCGCATCCACCATTACACTCTTGTAAGACTCCAAAAACTGAGAGTACACCACCGTTCTCACTTCTCTCATGTAGAACCGGAAATGTGGGTTCAAATAACGGTCAAACTTAATCTGCTCCGCCATTCCAGCtttgaaaatagaaaaacaatGAATCTATTATTAACACATAGACAAAGCAAGCAAAACGCATACACAATTAACAAAGTTCAGTAAGCTAATTAGGTCACTATATTGAACTCACCAAATGCTGAGAAAAACGCCTTGTACTGGCACTCGTATAGTGAGTTCAGGAACTCGGAAAGGAATGGTATCTTCCCAAGCACGGTTAAGATCTCAGGTGCGTCAACAACCTGTCAAATTAGTAGTATAGCACTTTAGCATTTTATTCAAAAAGATTCACATCCTCATGGAGGAACTACACCCAAAAAAACAGATTCACATCACTTTAGTACTGACCAAACAAACTGAATGTTATCATCCGTGACTGGATTTAGAACACTCAAAAGTAGAGGACCTGGGAGATCGACAAATACCTTTTGCTTAAGAGAAACTCTATCCAGAGTTATGATGCTGGTAAGCACGGTGTAGAAAATGAAGGTCTCGTAGAGAAGGATCTCATACATCGTGAAGGTCGATATAGAATCCAAAAATAAGCTGGCAGCCTTCTTAAAATTTCTGGTGGAGAATGCGAACGTGTACACCCTCTCCATGGACAGAAAATCAAAATCTCACCTCTCTGCTCTGCTTTGCGACTGTTAAGTTTGGATTTTGAAGCGGATGATGATTCGGAACATTTGTAGTACTTCATCTTCCCCAAATTTCTACAAAGATATATATGATCAATCTCTGTATTATGATACTGAAACactaaatcaaaaaataaacattagtgCACATGGAACTTGAATCTCAAGAGTCAAACTTTTCTCTTCTTATTCCTCTGTTTCTGAACagagaattttcaaaattgaaaACTTTACTCACCAGAAGCGGAGTCTACGAAGTTCCCATCCTGTAAGAAACTTGAACCGACAGGCTTATGATTTCTCCAGCTGCAGAGGAGGTTCAAATCTCCATATGATATCTTACATCCATTGTAACATTGTCAAAAAAACCATAGCTAAACAGAGAAGGAAAACACACATTAAACAGGGTAATGACTTTTTTGATTAGTTAAGAATCTAAAGTATGCTCGCTGAGTCATAAGTAAAAAGACACTATTAAGCTCACACTTGCGTAATCTGTAGTATGTCAGCAATTTTCAAATTACACATCAACAATGAAAATGATCTACGACACATAGAACATAAATTTTCAATCTTTGTGAACTAAATATGAAAACAAACGACTAAGGAGATCCATACCTCTAGGGGAAGCGTTGATTTCCTGGTATGATATTTGCCGGTGGAGAGTTGAGTTTTCCGGTCGATTTTACGGCCACGGCGATAGCTGCTGAAAATCAGGTTTTTGATTTAGGTGTAcatagatttttatataaatgaaggATTAAGGGGGGAGTAGcaacaaaacattaaataatagCTTTAACATCATCATTGATTGAGAAGATAACGGAAAAAAGCAGAAACTGAAAAAGATGAAGTGGAAGAGTCAACTGCGGGAGGGGGGGAGAGGAGAGACTCTCGACGCGTGaagataaaaatgaattatttcTCGCCATGGGTTCTTGTGGGCCGACTGATAATTGAATTGAGCCCATACGAAACTTCACTCTATTTCAGCTATGGTGACGTGTCAAAAAGAAAGTGTCTTATTGGCCTGAATTAATTTGCTGAGGTGGACACTCTCATTGTTGAGATTATCtcccttttagtatagtatattGATTGTTACCTCTTGGGTTTCTAAAATGTAAGTTTATGTACTTTTACAT
This genomic stretch from Raphanus sativus cultivar WK10039 chromosome 3, ASM80110v3, whole genome shotgun sequence harbors:
- the LOC130509839 gene encoding 26S proteasome non-ATPase regulatory subunit 6 homolog isoform X1 → MERVYTFAFSTRNFKKAASLFLDSISTFTMYEILLYETFIFYTVLTSIITLDRVSLKQKVVDAPEILTVLGKIPFLSEFLNSLYECQYKAFFSAFAGMAEQIKFDRYLNPHFRFYMREVRTVVYSQFLESYKSVMVDAMANAFGVSVDFIDQELSRFIAAGKLHCKIGKVAGVLETNRPDAKNALYKATIKQGDFLLNRIQKLFRVIDL
- the LOC130509839 gene encoding 26S proteasome non-ATPase regulatory subunit 6 homolog isoform X2 codes for the protein MERVYTFAFSTRNFKKAASLFLDSISTFTMYEILLYETFIFYTVLTSIITLDRVSLKQKVVDAPEILTVLGKIPFLSEFLNSLYECQYKAFFSAFAGMAEQIKFDRYLNPHFRFYMREVRTVVYSQFLESYKSVMVDAMANAFGVSVDFIDQDEGAVTLHCSWEASLQDRQGCRCFGDKSS